AAGAATCAGTGTACCTATTTTTAAAGGCAAAGATAAAGAAATTTATGAATAACTGCGACTATAAAAGTTCCAACCATCTAACTCCCACATACTTCCATCGTTTGATTTATTCACAACTAACACTGAAGCGAGAAAACttttgtaaacatttgttttattcgtCTTCTCAAGTTCATAAGCTGTTTACGAGGTATTGATTCGGTATCAATTTCCTTTTCAAAAGTTATTTTGATATAGCGtaatataatacgaatattatacaatattccAGGATGGGtcgtatttttaaaagtaacgtTGAGTTTTCGTGTGTTTTGCTAGGATTCCTTTGTAATAAGAGATTTATTTCTGTAGACTGTCTACTGAGCTTTCATTGACGCTGCATAGTATACGGTATTATTATATGAGTAATATGCCAAATACCTGACTCACggtattttaaaaaaagagcAAGTTAAATTGGTTCATTACATCTAAAACTACAGCGTCACCGACAAACatgacatacataaatataacaccCATTTTGCATAGATGTTTAAAATCGATCgggttgactgcacggttggtgcggtggctgggtatcCGGCTGCGgctcaacgtgtagcgggttcgattcccgcaaagAGAAATTCATTGTGAGATCCagaaattgtttgtaaacgcgcccacgacactggagaaaattctagtgctGGGCAACTTTTTTTAGGTATCTATGTAAATTCATGCCGATTGATTTATTGGTCAAATtgattgtaacatttcaatccTTTCAAATTTAATAAGAGCAATCGCTTATCAAAATGATTGTCTATTAACTTTaacgataaaattaaatactgtaTCTAATTGACATCAAATAGATCTTGAAAGTTTTTTTGAAGCTTAATCTTCATTATGAGAAATGAGGCATTTCATTTGCAATAATATCGCATCAATTACCAAATAAtgaatagaatattataatattactaatacTAAAGGGGCCACCAGAGATCTGCTATGTAGCTATTCTAGTTGTaaaatagctgtgcgaggaagatgcacatcttgagtatgcgatgtatcgataacaGGGAAGCCATCTAAAGCACACATCAAaagcatgcatccatagcacgcaccttTCCATACACAAAACATAgctgtggaagccaaacgcatccacagcaacgtaaagcagcacatttctggtgaaaaagcaccatAATGATTGACGATACTATGTTTAGTTACAAAGGCAGGAAAATGATTTGtgaaagttaaaacaaaattaatatattctagACATTTTCGACATCAATCAGCTTAGCaaaatttatttaggtatacttgaattataataatataaactaatatTTCTATCCATTTACttcaagttattattttgttacctcAAGTTAACAAACAAATCctaaaaacacatttacttaGCTCTCACTTAACACGTTTTAATACAAGGGCGGTGACTACATAAACTTAACAGCTACGATACGTGTTTAACCCTAAAATGATGTCTCGATAATAGTCTGTCATAACTTCGGAGTGTTTCACTTAACCCTTGCGTGAGTAATGGTTCGGATATAAAACCCTTTTATGacgattactttaaaatctATTCGATTTTGCGAGTTTGTCACTCTATTTGAGaagtttcttttatatttttgtgtgatttatGTATTTTGCATACAATGTTTAGGTTTGAAATTTGACCGTCTTTTGAGCTTGTTCGTAACAAGTTCAAAGTCTAGACTCAGCTCAGTATGAGCATGACTCTTCTaagcatattttataatattattatttatatagttaTAATGAACTGCGTCAACGTCCTTATCGGAATAGATTTTGGATTAACTTACTAATAAGCGTTTATAAACTTATAGGGCAatattctgtacccttagtatgaatctgctatacgtttaaagtacttaatcaaaacgagagcgcctTTGGAGCACTGATTGTCCAGCTCAAataaaccagccaatcagatCGCTGGTCTTTCGTTTCAATTGGTTTAATTGTagaacaaactcatactaagggtacagatcgcCCTGTAAGTTTGTTAACGCTTAttagtaggtacaataaaatcctgtaagtagtaaaaaatatatcgagAAAAAGTAtcagacatttttaattcaaaaagaACAGTACTAAAAGCTCTAATCTTTCTTAATACTACACAAAACGATTCAACTCGAAATTAATCTACATAGAAACCGAATCCCCACAAAATCTGATCATTAAAGTAACAATGTTATAAGATTTACTCCACAATTTAACACCAGCATTAAGGAGGTTTAATGCCAAGAGACAAGTTTAGTATTTAGTACTTAAACGGGTATTAAGATCATGCTAAGTTATTCATGACTTAACTTTGGTTGGGACATAAAAACTTggactataaaataaacatattattacatttgaCTCGATGTGAAGTTTGAAATATTAAGGTAGGTCCAGGCAGGTGGGGGGGCTATGAACGTTTACCCAAGGAGTCCCTAAAGGATTAGCAAGCACGGTGATAGTCTTTATGAGCTTGTGAATGCAGGATGGATGtatatagagtttcttgctcgttcttctccataggaatctacactttggaacgagcaaatagctttgctagaggactgaccgagagacagacattttattttaatattgtaatatttgctttgacgttcaaaagtgccttcccggtctatttgaaataaataatgttgactttgactttgactctgacAAAAGCGTTGGAAAGTAGACAGATATGATATGACGATGtaaatgtgatatttttgtaGAATTAAAAATAGACGTTATAATGATTGGAGTGACctcatttttaataatgttgttaGAACAATATTATGTTGCTTTGCTATTACATATAACAATATCCATTTtgcgaaaaaaaaactttacattttttatagaattGTTCTTATTTTAGCTACATTTATGTATAGCCTAGAATATAAAACTAACAGTTTAGTGGAAAACTaggattatttatttgaaatttagtATTACTCCTTCAATAATaacgaaatttattttattccaggGTGCACCTCAGCTTCTAGTACCGTACATGGCTGAAGCCGGCCACATTTGCCCCAAAACCCACAACCCAGCAGACTTCGTACTGGAAACTCTGGTGACTGATATCGAAACATCAGCTCCACTATCAGAGTTGTGCCAGAATGGAAAACTTTGCAGAAGACTGGACAGAATGATACCTAGAGGCCGGTTAGtagttgattgtttttttttttttttattaacacattgaacgatGTGGTGGTAAACGGTggccgacgttagcggaggatttgtcttcaacagttttctattggcagtcaaagatttaatGGAGTTTATGAAATTACCACGATAGATAGGTAGACAGTCAATTAATGAACGGtatgctataataatattaatacgataaattaaacacaattatAACGGTTTACTTGTGAGATCATGCTTTGTTCATGCCAAAGAAAGGATCGACTGAAGTGATACATCTGTGTCGCAAGAAATTCGTTTCGCCttatgaatgaggttactgaATACTCAATAAAGCAAATAATATATCACACACAGAACCTCCCGTCATTTTATACCCGAAGGAGTAGTTAAAGGTACATACTGTACGACTGGCACGtaaattttttataacataaataatttattttttcagaaaaCCCGTACTGCATTCAGAAGAGTCAATACAGAGAATATTTACGGAGCACGTGGCGAAAGACCAGCTCTCCAAAGTTGAATTCCCAACATCGTTCTGGGCACAATTTCTTATACTGAGCAGGCGAATGTTTATACAGAACAGACGAAATTCGGTAAGGAAGActttgtttcaataaaattgtaatcttaacacattgaacgccgtggtggtcaccggtgaccgacggtagcggaggatttgccttcaacagttttctattggcagtcaaagacttaatatcaTGTTCGAAAAGAAGCCAAACATATACTTTGATATTATATAGGGTTACAGGTTAAAGAGACTTTGATCCTTTAAGAGACATGATAGTTTTCATCATTTCTGACCGATTTGACCAGGGAACTCCATATCCCAAAATTTACCGTTCTCAAGTTATCGGCCTTTAATTTGCTTTTATTAACTATTCTAAGCGCCTGTTCCAGCATCTTCacataagtgcccgataaacttatgtgacagataatgtacctatacatattacgttcttaattcaaagtatCTGACACATAGCGGCTAACCAGACATTGGTTTCAGACATCATTACCATTTCAAGACtctatattaatttgtataaaaatattaattgtaaaaagCTCAATATCACATCTTTTACGACTAGACCAATTGTatagtattgttttttattttttaaattaatcaagtattattttaaatttcaggCCTCACTATGGATTCAATTAACACATCATGTTTTATCAGCTATACTCCTGGGCAGTATATTCTTCAACGTGGGGAATAACGCGGCGAACCCTGTAGTCAACTTCAAATTCTGTCTAAGCTGCCTGGTCTTCTTCATGTATACCCATACTATGATTCCTGTTCTCATATGTAAGTAGAAATGAAACGAACTTGCATGGTTCTCActctttttttagaaaaatgatgatctggaataatacataacCTACTTTTAATCCCGCTAGTACGCGGGCGAAGCGGCGTCATTTTGATACCTAGCTTCATTTGTTAAGATTTCAAAAgggactttgactttgaaattctATATGATTTTGTAACCGATTTTCTacgttttcattataaaaatctgTTTCCAAAACGTTTCAATTAGAGTAAATGGTGTGTAagataataacttttttttccattttcagTTCCGTTCCAAGTACAGTTACTTCGACGAGAATACTTTAACCGCTGGTATAGCCTTAAAGCGTACTACGCGGCTTTAACATTAGCCAGTGTTCCAAATATGGTAAGAACAttaagatattttgtaatttaaagaaaacacTGATTAGAAATGTTTTGTTGCCTTACGTCCGCACCACAATGTGATTTGTTTGCAGCAAGACGGTAGGATGTATGTCGTGaatgtttaaaattttgtaagaCGATGGGAAGCtcatgaattaattttaaaataaaaaaatattcttcttttttaatatttaggtaattaCATAACGTGAAGCATTATATATCgctttaactgtataatattTTGGCTTGAGCTGTGAAATTGTCCATGTTtatactgataaataaattGCTTCATTATGTTTCTGTATTTGATTCGTGTTATATTGACTAGGTTTAACCTCGATAAAAATAGAAATCTAGTCTTGAAAAGAATTACAACATGGCAATGAAaagttgaattattatttttataacatcgcACGGATGTGATTTAAAccctatattttatattcatgtaCTAGTAGCGtgatcatatttttctttttctatgagAACCTGATCATCAATAAATAGCAATTTTTAATCTTACATTTGTCGTGGTAAGCTTCAAAGAAAACCTTGGAAACGGggatcatacaatgacttctctcgccttgggcgggGCGAGAGAGAATCTTAGACTTTTCCttaccaaaaaccaccccgttcctactcctgctttttaagccgaaACTTCGataaaccctctaggtagtccgcagctccttaGAAAACCTAAGCTTCCTAAAAATCGTTtccttttaatataataatcgtTCTCTTTTCAGATAATACTTGGAATATTTTTCTTGGTTATTTCTTATCTGATGTCTGGTCAACTGCTGGAATGGAACCGCTTCGTGTTGTTTTCCATCAGTGCTTTGCTCATAGCGACGTGTTCTGAAGGACTTGGATTGGCTGTAGGATCTGCTTTAAGCGTTActgtgagttttttttattgatttatttagtatgttttCCGGGTGGAAAGCTTACCTATGCCCAGTAGTGGGTTAAAGGATGTATGATGTGACATTAACCAGCAAGTAACGATGCGATGTCGTCTTCTTCCAAAAGTCTAATTCAAAAAAAAGTGTTAGATAacgtttattctttttttttcataatattcaaCTGCTTTTACTTGTTTAATAGGGATGAAACggggtttgaaaattaaaaatctacatatttagttcgtcagttaggtaatgaaaaaatattagactggtattttcattattttgtaaagtatttgttttcaataaataatctgcaagacggacattacaataaaatttagcTATCTACACAGTTACATAGTACAGTTAGATAGATTAGACATTTTCTGACAGATTTAACTAATTAATGCTTTGTTACAGAACGGCTCCATAGTGGCTCCAGCAATTGCAGCTCCTCTTCTCGCCTTATCCTGCTACGGTATGGGATTCGGACCGTACATCGAAGGCACAATGAAAGCGCTCATGTCCGTATCATTCCTGCGATACGGCGTCACAGGACTATCAATAGCTCTTTACCAAAACAGACAGAAGATggaatgtaaccaagaattctGTCTTTATTCAGAACCTAAGTTATTAATACGAGATCTAGGCATGGAAGGGGATACATATATAATTCAAGTTGTTGGTCTAATAGGATTCACTGTTATACATAGGTCATTAGCGTACCTAGCTTTAAGGTATCGATTAACAAatgaattttcaaataaattcatgtgttatgttagtaaatttttgaaacatagataattaggtaaattcgtttgtacatattatttatatgaacaAAGAAATTTGTATAAATCTTTTGTAAGTGATCTCGATTAATAATGTCTTGCCAGAGTTTTGAGATCGTAGTGGAGCGGAAATTTTGACTAATTTACGTATGATTTGTGGTCAAATGTAAGatgtttttgtgttgtgtttgtagGAATTATAAAACTGCGATCTTGCTGATAATTGAATGAGGCATTGagggtaaaaatatataaatatccaCTGAGTATACCGAAGTTTGATATCAAGTGGAACTTCAAAATCCGAGaattaaatgattataaaatttaattagacaGAACTTTGACTTTCTTATCACTTTTAATAGGTTGatgattaactaaaaaaatatgtgttctCACGCAAATTAATatagaaaagctctacttgtttcgagtcacagtaATTTCTCCATAaatttgcgtgagtaaaccgtgatttttagttaatttagtatgtctcacgatagttattataaaaaaa
This genomic window from Spodoptera frugiperda isolate SF20-4 chromosome 28, AGI-APGP_CSIRO_Sfru_2.0, whole genome shotgun sequence contains:
- the LOC118265299 gene encoding ATP-binding cassette subfamily G member 4-like → MSQIPLVRKAIVGAALANASTSSNPNPEVGDEGQENNWTPAALERAGSTLKALNRMAKRPPVHLVFEDITYTVNSHKGERKILHNVSGEFRSGELTCILGPSGAGKSTLLNILAGYNSNGVKGRITVNGHTREMKLFKKLSTYIMQEDLLQPRLTVQESMIIAANLKLGKELGKAEKELIVEEILQTLGLWTHKATMTEKLSGGQLKRLSVALELVNNPPIIFLDEPTTGLDVVSIRQLVVLLRLLSRQGRTIVCTVHQPSASLFTLFDRIYVLARGMCCYQGAPQLLVPYMAEAGHICPKTHNPADFVLETLVTDIETSAPLSELCQNGKLCRRLDRMIPRGRKPVLHSEESIQRIFTEHVAKDQLSKVEFPTSFWAQFLILSRRMFIQNRRNSASLWIQLTHHVLSAILLGSIFFNVGNNAANPVVNFKFCLSCLVFFMYTHTMIPVLIFPFQVQLLRREYFNRWYSLKAYYAALTLASVPNMIILGIFFLVISYLMSGQLLEWNRFVLFSISALLIATCSEGLGLAVGSALSVTNGSIVAPAIAAPLLALSCYGMGFGPYIEGTMKALMSVSFLRYGVTGLSIALYQNRQKMECNQEFCLYSEPKLLIRDLGMEGDTYIIQVVGLIGFTVIHRSLAYLALRYRLTNEFSNKFMCYVSKFLKHR